From a region of the Dickeya poaceiphila genome:
- the uvrY gene encoding UvrY/SirA/GacA family response regulator transcription factor, which produces MISVFLVDDHELVRAGIRRILDDIKGLKVVGEAQCGEDAVKWCRNNSVDVVLMDMNMPGIGGLEATRKIVRFSPEIKVIVLTIYTENPLPAKVMQAGAAGYLSKGATPEEVICAIRSVHAGKRYIASDIAQQMALSQLEPQTETPLECLSERELQIMIMITKGQKVTEISDQLNLSPKTVNSYRYRMFNKLNINGDVELTHLAIRHGLFNAETLISSD; this is translated from the coding sequence TTGATTAGCGTTTTTCTTGTTGATGACCATGAACTGGTGCGAGCAGGGATACGGCGCATTCTTGACGATATTAAAGGCCTCAAGGTTGTTGGTGAGGCTCAGTGCGGTGAAGATGCGGTCAAATGGTGCCGTAATAACAGTGTGGACGTTGTGTTGATGGATATGAACATGCCAGGAATTGGCGGCCTGGAGGCAACACGCAAAATTGTACGATTTTCCCCTGAAATTAAAGTTATAGTGCTAACTATTTACACAGAGAACCCATTACCTGCTAAAGTAATGCAGGCAGGCGCGGCAGGTTACCTTAGCAAGGGAGCCACGCCAGAAGAGGTAATCTGTGCCATTCGCTCTGTACATGCCGGTAAGCGATATATTGCGTCGGATATCGCCCAGCAAATGGCATTGAGTCAGTTGGAGCCACAGACAGAAACACCGTTGGAGTGTCTTTCTGAGCGTGAATTGCAGATTATGATCATGATCACTAAAGGGCAGAAAGTGACAGAGATCTCTGATCAACTCAACCTTAGCCCAAAAACGGTCAATAGTTATCGTTACCGAATGTTTAATAAACTAAACATCAATGGTGATGTTGAACTAACGCATCTGGCGATTCGACATGGACTCTTTAATGCGGAGACATTGATTAGTAGTGACTGA